The DNA segment GATAAAAGCGCTGCTCCAGATGTCGAAACGGCTGCCGTTATATACCGCTTTGCGGATGCCCAGCGGGATCGACACCAGATAAATGATGAGCGTACTCCACAATCCGAGCGTAATGGACACGGGCAGACTGTCTTTGATTAACGTCAGTACGGATGCGCTGCGAAACAGGCTGTCGCCGAAATCGAAACGAACATAGTCCCAGAGCATTTTAAAGTAGCGCTCATGAACAGGCTTATCAAAGCCGTAGCGATGCGTGATCTCCGCGATCACCTCGGGATCTAACCCACGTCCGCCGCGATAGTGGCTGTCGCTAATATTCCCTACGCCGGTCTGGGCGTGGCTGGCGCGAACGCCTTCGCTACCGGCGCCGGGCAGGGCGCCAGACTGGCCGAATTCAATGGCCGCGATCGCCTGGTCAACCGGGCCGCCCGGTGCGATCTGGACAATAAAAAAGTTGATTGTAATGATGGCCCACAGCGTCGGGATCACCAGTAACAGACGTCGAATCAGGTAGGCGCCCATTTATTCTCCCTGTCGTCTGGCGGCGGGAAGTTTTGCCGCTTTGTTGACGTCATACCACCAGGTATCCAGCCCAATGGTGTAGATCGGCCGGATGGCCGGATGGGAAAATTTATCCCACCAGGCGAGCCTGTCTTCCGCCATATACCACATTGGCAGCATGTAGTAATTCCAGGTCAATACCCGATCCAGCGCCCGCCCGAGGGGAACCAGCTTCGTTTTATCGCCTTGGGCGGCAATGATTTGGGCAATCAGTTTATCAATGACCGAGCTTTGCACGCCTGGCGCGTTATAGCTGGAGTCAATGTATTCAGACGCCCAGGATATTTGTAGATCGGAGCTGGGCCACGGCATGGCGCGCCACAGTCGCGGCATCATGTCGTAGTCGCGACTGCGCATGCGGTTGGTGATTTGCGAGTTATCAACCTGGCGGATGTTCATCGTGATGCCAAGACGCTGCAAATTATGCTGGAAGGGAAGAACCCACTGGCTGTTGCCGCCTGCCGGAAGCAGCAGTTCAAAGCTCAGCGTTTTGCCGGTCGCGCTGTTAATGCGTCGCTGGCCTTTCAGTACCCATCCCGCCTCTGTGAGTAATTTATCGGCCTTCAGCAGGTTTTCCCGATCGTAGCCATCGCCGTTTGAGACTGGCGGCTGATAAATCCGGGTAAAGACCTCCGGCGGCAGATCCTTTTTCATGGGCGCGAGTAAGACCAGTTCGTCTGCACTGGGGTAGTTTCTGGCGGCATACTCGGTATTCTGGAAATAGCTGTTTGCCCGGCTCCAGGCATTATAAAACAATGCTTTGTTCATCCATTCGAAATCAAATGCCAGGGTTATCGCTTCACGCACGCGACGATCGTTAAATACCGGACGCTGAATATTAAAGGCCAGCCAGCGCGTATCCTGTGCGGATTCATTTTTCTGTTCGTCTTTAACGATGTAATGGTTATCGAAGTTTTTACCGGTGTAGCGCGTCGCCCAGTTTTTCGCGTCATTCTCCAGACGCAGATCAAACGCCCCGGCCTTAAAGGCTTCAAACGCGACGTTGTCATCAAGGTAGTAGTCGTAGCGGATAGTATCAAAGTTCCAGCGCCCCCGGTTTACCGGCAGGTTAGCAGCCCAATAGTTTTTTATCCGGGAATAGACAATGTACTGGCCCATTTTCCACTGGGTTATGCGGTACGGGCCGCTGGCAAGAGGAGGCTTAGAGAGCGGGTCGCTGAGCTTATGATCCTTCCAGAATTTTTCCGGCATGACCGGTAAAGAAAACAGGCTGAGCATATCCTCTTTACCGGGTTTGGCTAATTCAATGCGGACGGTAAGCGGAGCGATGGCTTTGACGGTCGTGCCTTTGTACACCAGACGAAACTGCGGCACGCCCTCGGTCATAAATTTATGGAAGGTGAAGGCGACGTCGCGGGCAGTGATGGGCGAACCATCATGAAAACGGGCGCGTGGGTTGATGGTCACTTCCACCCAGGAGTAATCCTCCGCATATCGCGCGTTGTCGGCAATGAGCGGGTAGTAGCTGCCGGGTTCATCGTCAGAGGTGGTAAAAAGCGTGTCGTAAAGCTGCTCGGTACGTGCGCCAGGATTACCGCGCATGGAATAGCGGTTGAAATTATCGAATGTCCCGGTCGCGGAAAGCGTTATCCGCCCCCCTTTTGGCGCCGCCGGATTGACATAATCGAAATGATTAAAATTGAAGGCGTATTTGGGTTCGCCAAGCACGGAAAAGGCGTAACTTTCTTTGATGGCCTGAGCCTGTACGCCAAAGCTGGCCAGGGCGACAAACAGAAGCATTACGCGAGCAATCATCGGAAAATGGTTTCCTTTTCTTATCACCTGCCACCGTCAGGCAAGCGTCAATCCTGAATAATAAGTGACGCAGCCTCTGTTGTGAATCCATTCGGGCAGAAGAGTGCCGTCACCATTTTGGCGCGGGCCGGGTATTCATCCAGTGAACGAAGTCCTCAAGCGCTAAAGGGCGGCTAATCCAGTACCCCTGGAGGAAGTTGACGCCATGATCGCGTAGCCATCGGGCCTGCTCCGGGGTTTCCACTCCTTCCGCAACGGTCAGCATATGCAGGCGCTTAGAGAGCATCAAAACCGCATCCAGAACTGGAGAGGTCACGGTTTCCGTACCAATCGCATTAATAAAGCCCCGGTCGATTTTCAGGTAGTCCAGCGTAAAGCGTTCCAGATAGATGAGGGCGCTATGGCCGGTGCCAAAATCATCAATTGCGATTTCGAATCCAGCGCAGTGCAGCCACTCAAATAATTTAGCCGCTTCATGCTGATTGAGCATATCGCGTTCGGTAATTTCCAGTACGATCTGAAAATGATGCGGCGGTAAGGATTCCGCCAGGAGACGGATGTCCTCTTTAAAGCTGTTGCTGTGCAGGTGGTCAGGCGCGATATTGATGCCAAACTTTGCCCCGACAGGCAGTACCTTCTGCAACGCGGGGGCGTCGCGCGCCACGAGTTTAAACAGATGCTGGGTGAGCGGCACAATAAGCTGCTGGGCTTCTGCGTAATGAATAAACGCGTCAGGCGGGATTTCGCCTGCCGTAGGGTGACGCCAGCGTAACAGCACTTCCAGACCCGTGACCCTGAGCGTTTGGGTATCAACGACCGGTTGATAGACCACATAAAATTGTTCGCGCTTGATAGCCACCAGGATCTCTCGCCCCGGCTTCAGGCGGATAGAGCTGATGTAGTAGCAGAGCAGGGCGGCGATGATACCGCTCATACTGCCCAGCAGCAGGGCATAGCCCACGTCGTTATAGGTCCAGCTGTCGGCGTATAACTGTATCTTCAGCGGCAGCCCTTTTATTGTCGCCTGGCGCGAAGGCGTGCCCGACAGCTCTTTCACGGTCATTAAATGCGAAGAAAACGTCGAGAGCACGGTATCGCCAATAATTAATGCGATGCCATCAAAATCTTCCTGTCGGGCGGTGTAAATAAGGTAGGGCGTCAGGTTGATATTCAGTGAGGTAAATACGCCGCTCTCTTTTAATAACGGGTTGCGATACCAAATCGCCATCGCCGGTTTATCCGGCATCATCGGCGTGCCGGGAAGTATCGCCATATCAATCTCTTTGCGGATGTCGATATTGGATACCAGGTCGGTAAGCGGCGTGTCCATCGGCCCGGTCGCCGACGAGCAGAAGGCGATTTTGTCTTTGACGAGCAAAAAGGCGCGCACATTCAGGCTAAAAGCGGCGCGGGAGGTCAGCTCGGAAGAGACTTGCTGGCAGTCATTAAGCGTCAGGGGCTGTAACACATCCGTCGTGGCTTTAAGGTCGGCGAAGTAGCTCACCAGATAATGTTGTACGTCGGATATCAGCGTGTCGTATTTGACTTCACGTTTATGCCATGACATTAAAAATTGCAGGCTACTGATAAGTAACGCGACGATGACCCCTGTGAGAATGCAGGTGAGCAGGATTTTTCGCGAGGACGAGGAGGCGCGTGTGAACATAGTTACTGGTTCTACCTGAGGTAACCGAATGCGATTAAAATGCTTGATTTAAAAGACTATAACCTGGATTAAACTGCATCGTCATACTTTTCTACAGGGATGCGATAGAACGCAAAAAAAGCACCGCCGAAGCAGTGCTTTTTATGTGTCTCGTCAGGATTGCCAAGGGATAGCGGTCAGACGAAAAATTAACTGCGGCTCAGAACCCGACGCCCTTCGTTGTAACGTTTTTTCCAGTAAGGCTCGTTCATGCTGGAAATAATAACGCCGCTACTGGTAGACGCATGAACAAACTGGTTGTTGCCGATGTAGATGCCTACATGACGGCCCGTCGAACCGGCGCGGAACAGAACCAGATCGCCCGTGCGCAGGTTATTGCGCGAAACGGATTTGCCCATTTCCTGCTGCTCATAGGTTGAGCGAGGCAGTTCTAAACCAAATTGTTCACGGAATGTACGCTGTACAAAGCTGGAACAATCGACACCTTTTTTGGTGCTGCCGCCAAGGCGGTAACGCACGCCTTTCCAGTCAGCATACTGATCCATAATCCGCGATTTAACATCGAGGTTACGCACCATATTTTCAAATTCATCCTGAGAGGCTTGCAGTGAAGAGTTATCTCCATTGCCCACAGCATGCGTCTCAGAATGCACGTTCTTTGCGGTATTTGTAGTGCTACATGCAGAAAGCAGAACCGCCACTGCAATCGCGGGAATTCCCCGCAGGATATATCTCAAAATCGGTTGAGACCTGACCATGTTGTTTGTTTTCCCTTGAAGTCCTTAACGACAAATATCGTTATAAAAATGCCAAACGTGACGAGACTAATTACCTGCGCACAATGAGACAATTCTTTAAGGTCAAATCTGTGGCGGAACGCACAAATTTATTCGCAAAGAGAATAATTATCCAGCGAGGCAAAACGAGTTCAAGATTACCCGATCGTTGCTGCCATTGCGAGCAGTTTGGCGGGATTTTTTATAAGAAATTATGATACTGAAAGTGAATTAGTGGCATTGGCTAAATTAAACGCAAATGAGGCGAATAACAGGCAATGCGTTCATTTTCAACGGGAAGAAGATGACAGGAAGATGACGGCGGGGCGGGAAATAATCGACGATCGCCATCAGGAGTGAGAACGCTCTCTGATGGCGATGTTAATTGATGTGATTTATTTGTTTAAATTTTGTTTGTTTTTACCGGGCAGATAATTATCGAAAAACCGTATCACGCGATCGCTGAACGATGTCATTAACAGCCAGGGCAATCCAATCAGCACCGTTGTCAGCGAACCGACCGCAATATCCGTGAACCAGTGGGCGCCGATCATTACGCGCGGAAAGGCAAAAACCACAAATATAATAAGGGCGATGAAACCTGCGACTTTTCCGAAATAACGCAGCATAAATGCGGAAAAAATAAGCAGCATCATTCCGTGATCGCCAGGGAAACTGTCTTTTGACGCATCCTTGGTGGGAATATGCAGGAGATCGCTGACGCGGTGAATATTTTCAAGCGTCAGCGTAGGGCTGGCGCGTTTGACCGGAATAAACGCCTGACCTAACTGATTCACCACAACCGCAGATAAAAGCATCACCAGGCCGATGATGATAATACGCCGACGGCCCGCCGGGGTCTCTTTTAACCAGAAACTCAGCATCAGGCAGCCCATCGCCAGCAGCGCGCAACCATCAAACGCCCGATTATTGGTGATCGCCACCAGCCAGAGAAATGCGCGGCTTTCAATCAGCTTCTGGTTAAAGAAGTGGAAAATGTTTGCGTCGAGAGGAGACCAGAATCCGTGATTGACTGGAATATACCACGACAAAAACAACGCCAGACCCGCAGCGTTAATCAGCAGTATGAGGGGATACCGGGTTTTCATTATCATCTCGCCATTCAGTAAAACGGAGGCAACCTTACGCGTCCTCGGCTAAACGAAGCTTCAACAATGCGGTCTGTAATGTGTTCCAGTCTGTTTCACGGTCTGAGATGAGTTCGATGCGGCTGTCCGGCGGCGCGACGTTTTGGGTCTCAATATGAAGATCGTCGCCCTGACGATTAATACGCACCAGACCCTCCTTAATGCGCATAACGCCTTTCACTCGTCCAACCGGCGCGAGGCGCGCCCATTCGAGCAGGCCGATGGTGTCGAACACGGTATCCGCATCAAAAATCCAGCCGCAGGCCTGATGCCCCTGGCCGCTGTTCAGGCTGCGACGCCAGCGCTGTTGCGCCGGCAGGCTAAGCGCGGCGAGCCCTTTTCTTTCGGCATGCTGGTGCGTGTGGGCGGCGCTGGCGGGCAGTTCTGCCAGGTTCTGGCGCGGTAAATCCAGCAGCTGTCCGTTGATTTGCCCGTGGTCGGCATGAACCAGTTGACGATTGTCGCCGTACTGTTGCCACCAGGTTTGCAGGGCGCTTTCGCTTTCCGGCGTAGCGCGATCGGTTTTATTCGCGACGATGACATCGGCGGCAGCCAGCTGGTCGCGGAAGTTTTCGTTGGCGACGCTCTTTTCATCCAGCAGTAAACGCGGATCAAGGATGCACAGCGTGGCGCGCAGGTCGATCCACGGCTCGTAAACCGGCGCGGTTAACAAATCGAGAATCTGTTTCGGATGGCCAAGTCCTGTCGGTTCGATCAGCAAGCGATCCGGCTTGCCCTGGCGCAGCAGGGTATTTAGCCCCACCTGCATTGGTAATCCGTTCACGCAACACATGCAACCACCGGGGATCTCTTTCAGCAATGCGCCGCTGTCCGCAAGCAGCGCGCCGTCAATGCCCACTTCGCCAAATTCGTTGACCAGCACGGCCCATTTTTCCGCAGGATCTTTGTTGGCTAACAGATGAAGGATAGAGGTTGTTTTTCCACTGCCGAGAAAGCCGGTAATGAGGTTGGTTTTGGTCACGTCTGCTCCAGAATAATGATATGCCGTAACGGCTCGTGCTAATCCTGGCGAAAAAAAACGAAAAAGAGAAGGGCAGAGCGGACGAAGAATTTTTTCATCCGCTGGAAAGACATAAATTGTTAATTTTTTAACGTATCAATGACCGCCTGATGCGCGCCATGTTGCGCAATGCGCCGCCAGGCTTGCTCAATGGCCTGCACAAACAGGGGATTTTTCACGAGATCCGTGCCGAAAACCTCCTGCAACGACAGCAGCGCGCTAACCCGCTCCGCGTCACTGCTGCTTTCAACAAGCAGGCGAATTTTTTCGCTGAGCGGATCCCGAATATCAATCGTTGCACCAGCGTCGTCCACGCCGCTGACGTAGCGCATCCAGCCTGCGACGCCCAGCGCCAGCAGCGGCCAGTCACTCCCACGCGCCAGATGTTCGCGAATGCCTTCCAGCATCCGCTGCGGTAATTTCTGGCTGCCGTCCATCGCGATTTGCCAGGTCCGGTGCTTCAGCGCCGGATTGGCGAAGCGTTCAATCAGGCTGGCGGCATAGCGGGATAAATCGACGTTGGTGATGCGCAATGTCGGCGCCTGTTCATTCATCATCAGGCGGTAAGCGGCCTCGCGAAACGCGCTGTCCTGCATACAATCGCTGATGTGCTGGAATCCGGCCAGATAGCCGAGATACGCAAGGAACGAATGGCTGCCGTTGAGCATGCGTAGTTTCATTTGCTCCCAGGGCAGCACGTCATCAACCATCTGCACGCCAGCGACTTCCCACTGCGGGCGGCCTGCCACAAAGTTATCTTCAATGACCCACTGTATAAACGGTTCACAACTGATGGCGCAGGGATCGGCGACGCCCAGCTCGCGGGTAATTTCGTCCAGCGACTCCTCTGTGGCGGCAGGCACGATTCTGTCTACCATCGTTCCCGGGAAGCTGACGTGCTGCTGAATCCACGCCGCCAGCTCCGCCGCGCGTTTTTCCGCCATGCCCAGAACGGCGTTTTTAACCACATGGCCGTTATCCGGGATGTTATCGCAGGAGAGAACCGTGAAAGGCGACAACCCGCGCTCACGCCGACGATGCAGAGCCTCCACAAGAATCCCCGGCGCCGAGTGCGGCTCCGTGGGGTGTTGCATATCGTGAATAATGCGCGGGTTTGACACGTCGAGCGAACCGGTTGCCGGATCGATGCAATATCCTTTTTCGGTGATAGTGAGTGACACTATCGCCACCTGCGGCTCGCAGAACTTTTCGATAATAGCGGCAAGCGAATCCAGCTTTGCGTTCAGGCACTCCTTGACCGCGCCGACGATAATCGCCTGATTGCCGTTCGCGCCTTTTTCCAGCACGGTGTACAAGTGATTCTGCTCGCGAAGCTGGCTCATCAGGCGATCGCCGCTGAACAGGCTGATCTCGCAGATCCCCCAGTCTCCGCCTTGCGCATTCAGCACTCTGTCGGTCAATAATGCCTGATGGGCGCGGTGAAACGCGCCAAAACCGAAGTGCACAATCCGGGTTTGTAGTTGTTGTCGATCGTAGCGGGGCGTCTGTACGCCTTTCGGGAGTGGGGCAGAGGCAATAGTCTTCATTAAGAACACACCTGATTAACCATTAATTAACAATGGTAGTGTAAAGTTATATGACACCAAATTGAATTGGTATGCCGCATTTATCCGGGGATTGTGAGCTGGATCAATCAATCATGCGCCCTGCGTTGACCATTTACGCGATACCTGTATGGTAGTCATCACTCAGGTAAACTAATTTGGTATAACAACTTGTGAGGTGAAGCAATGGAACAAACCTGGCGTTGGTACGGGCCTAACGATCCGGTATCGCTTGATGATGTGCGTCAGGCTGGCGCAACGGGGGTTGTGACGGCATTGCACCACATTCCGAACGGTGATGTGTGGCCGGTTGAAGAGATTAAAAAGCGCCAGGCCATTCTGGCT comes from the Citrobacter koseri ATCC BAA-895 genome and includes:
- a CDS encoding extracellular solute-binding protein; this translates as MIARVMLLFVALASFGVQAQAIKESYAFSVLGEPKYAFNFNHFDYVNPAAPKGGRITLSATGTFDNFNRYSMRGNPGARTEQLYDTLFTTSDDEPGSYYPLIADNARYAEDYSWVEVTINPRARFHDGSPITARDVAFTFHKFMTEGVPQFRLVYKGTTVKAIAPLTVRIELAKPGKEDMLSLFSLPVMPEKFWKDHKLSDPLSKPPLASGPYRITQWKMGQYIVYSRIKNYWAANLPVNRGRWNFDTIRYDYYLDDNVAFEAFKAGAFDLRLENDAKNWATRYTGKNFDNHYIVKDEQKNESAQDTRWLAFNIQRPVFNDRRVREAITLAFDFEWMNKALFYNAWSRANSYFQNTEYAARNYPSADELVLLAPMKKDLPPEVFTRIYQPPVSNGDGYDRENLLKADKLLTEAGWVLKGQRRINSATGKTLSFELLLPAGGNSQWVLPFQHNLQRLGITMNIRQVDNSQITNRMRSRDYDMMPRLWRAMPWPSSDLQISWASEYIDSSYNAPGVQSSVIDKLIAQIIAAQGDKTKLVPLGRALDRVLTWNYYMLPMWYMAEDRLAWWDKFSHPAIRPIYTIGLDTWWYDVNKAAKLPAARRQGE
- a CDS encoding cyclic di-GMP phosphodiesterase; the protein is MFTRASSSSRKILLTCILTGVIVALLISSLQFLMSWHKREVKYDTLISDVQHYLVSYFADLKATTDVLQPLTLNDCQQVSSELTSRAAFSLNVRAFLLVKDKIAFCSSATGPMDTPLTDLVSNIDIRKEIDMAILPGTPMMPDKPAMAIWYRNPLLKESGVFTSLNINLTPYLIYTARQEDFDGIALIIGDTVLSTFSSHLMTVKELSGTPSRQATIKGLPLKIQLYADSWTYNDVGYALLLGSMSGIIAALLCYYISSIRLKPGREILVAIKREQFYVVYQPVVDTQTLRVTGLEVLLRWRHPTAGEIPPDAFIHYAEAQQLIVPLTQHLFKLVARDAPALQKVLPVGAKFGINIAPDHLHSNSFKEDIRLLAESLPPHHFQIVLEITERDMLNQHEAAKLFEWLHCAGFEIAIDDFGTGHSALIYLERFTLDYLKIDRGFINAIGTETVTSPVLDAVLMLSKRLHMLTVAEGVETPEQARWLRDHGVNFLQGYWISRPLALEDFVHWMNTRPAPKW
- the mepS gene encoding bifunctional murein DD-endopeptidase/murein LD-carboxypeptidase; the encoded protein is MVRSQPILRYILRGIPAIAVAVLLSACSTTNTAKNVHSETHAVGNGDNSSLQASQDEFENMVRNLDVKSRIMDQYADWKGVRYRLGGSTKKGVDCSSFVQRTFREQFGLELPRSTYEQQEMGKSVSRNNLRTGDLVLFRAGSTGRHVGIYIGNNQFVHASTSSGVIISSMNEPYWKKRYNEGRRVLSRS
- a CDS encoding phosphatase PAP2 family protein gives rise to the protein MIMKTRYPLILLINAAGLALFLSWYIPVNHGFWSPLDANIFHFFNQKLIESRAFLWLVAITNNRAFDGCALLAMGCLMLSFWLKETPAGRRRIIIIGLVMLLSAVVVNQLGQAFIPVKRASPTLTLENIHRVSDLLHIPTKDASKDSFPGDHGMMLLIFSAFMLRYFGKVAGFIALIIFVVFAFPRVMIGAHWFTDIAVGSLTTVLIGLPWLLMTSFSDRVIRFFDNYLPGKNKQNLNK
- a CDS encoding CobW family GTP-binding protein; the encoded protein is MTKTNLITGFLGSGKTTSILHLLANKDPAEKWAVLVNEFGEVGIDGALLADSGALLKEIPGGCMCCVNGLPMQVGLNTLLRQGKPDRLLIEPTGLGHPKQILDLLTAPVYEPWIDLRATLCILDPRLLLDEKSVANENFRDQLAAADVIVANKTDRATPESESALQTWWQQYGDNRQLVHADHGQINGQLLDLPRQNLAELPASAAHTHQHAERKGLAALSLPAQQRWRRSLNSGQGHQACGWIFDADTVFDTIGLLEWARLAPVGRVKGVMRIKEGLVRINRQGDDLHIETQNVAPPDSRIELISDRETDWNTLQTALLKLRLAEDA
- a CDS encoding mannitol dehydrogenase family protein; this encodes MKTIASAPLPKGVQTPRYDRQQLQTRIVHFGFGAFHRAHQALLTDRVLNAQGGDWGICEISLFSGDRLMSQLREQNHLYTVLEKGANGNQAIIVGAVKECLNAKLDSLAAIIEKFCEPQVAIVSLTITEKGYCIDPATGSLDVSNPRIIHDMQHPTEPHSAPGILVEALHRRRERGLSPFTVLSCDNIPDNGHVVKNAVLGMAEKRAAELAAWIQQHVSFPGTMVDRIVPAATEESLDEITRELGVADPCAISCEPFIQWVIEDNFVAGRPQWEVAGVQMVDDVLPWEQMKLRMLNGSHSFLAYLGYLAGFQHISDCMQDSAFREAAYRLMMNEQAPTLRITNVDLSRYAASLIERFANPALKHRTWQIAMDGSQKLPQRMLEGIREHLARGSDWPLLALGVAGWMRYVSGVDDAGATIDIRDPLSEKIRLLVESSSDAERVSALLSLQEVFGTDLVKNPLFVQAIEQAWRRIAQHGAHQAVIDTLKN